One genomic segment of Clostridium saccharoperbutylacetonicum N1-4(HMT) includes these proteins:
- the hisD gene encoding histidinol dehydrogenase: MLNLMEITKENKETLIKELKGRVAETEQEIISNVNGILSKVKSEGDKALFDFTEAFDKIVLKNLEVSKDEIEECFNKVEDDFIEALEEAKANIEAYHNKQKSNGFLMTKDKGVYLGQRVLPLERVGVYVPGGTAAYPSSVLMNVIPAKVAGVDEIIMVTPPDKDGGINPYIGVAAKIAGIDKIYKVGGAQGVAALAYGTETIQKVDKIVGPGNIFVATAKKLVFGEVDIDMIAGPSEILVIADEKSDPSFVAADLMSQAEHDRLASSILITTSKDLYEKVEVELEKQINTLEREEIIRASLKDFGTAIICANIEECIDISNAIAPEHLEIMVDDPMQYLGMVRNAGSVFLGRYCPEPIGDYFGGTNHVLPTSGTARFFSPLSVDSFIKKSSFIYYSKEAIEENGEKIITLANKEGLTAHANSVKVRLNHGRV; the protein is encoded by the coding sequence ATGTTAAATTTGATGGAAATAACAAAAGAAAATAAGGAAACCTTAATTAAGGAACTTAAAGGAAGAGTTGCAGAGACAGAACAGGAAATAATATCAAATGTGAATGGCATTTTATCAAAGGTTAAAAGCGAAGGGGATAAAGCTTTATTTGATTTTACAGAAGCCTTTGACAAAATTGTTCTAAAGAATTTGGAGGTTTCAAAGGATGAAATCGAGGAGTGTTTTAATAAGGTTGAAGATGATTTTATTGAAGCATTAGAAGAAGCAAAAGCAAATATTGAAGCTTATCATAATAAGCAGAAATCAAATGGCTTTTTAATGACAAAAGATAAGGGAGTTTATCTGGGGCAAAGAGTACTTCCTTTAGAAAGAGTTGGAGTATATGTTCCTGGTGGGACTGCTGCATATCCTTCATCAGTACTAATGAATGTAATTCCTGCAAAAGTTGCAGGGGTAGATGAAATTATAATGGTTACTCCTCCTGATAAGGATGGTGGAATTAATCCATATATAGGGGTAGCTGCTAAAATTGCTGGAATAGATAAGATATATAAAGTTGGAGGAGCTCAAGGGGTAGCTGCCTTGGCATATGGAACTGAGACTATTCAAAAAGTTGATAAAATTGTTGGGCCTGGAAACATATTTGTTGCTACTGCAAAGAAGCTAGTATTTGGAGAGGTTGATATAGATATGATTGCAGGGCCTAGTGAAATATTAGTTATCGCTGATGAAAAATCAGATCCAAGTTTTGTTGCTGCAGACTTAATGTCACAAGCGGAACATGATAGGTTAGCATCTTCAATATTAATAACAACTTCCAAAGATTTATATGAAAAAGTAGAAGTAGAATTGGAAAAGCAAATTAATACTCTTGAAAGAGAAGAAATAATAAGAGCTTCCCTTAAAGATTTTGGTACAGCAATAATATGTGCAAATATTGAAGAGTGTATTGATATATCTAATGCAATTGCTCCTGAGCATTTAGAAATAATGGTAGATGATCCAATGCAATATTTAGGAATGGTTAGAAATGCAGGATCTGTGTTCTTGGGAAGGTATTGTCCAGAACCTATTGGAGATTATTTTGGAGGAACAAACCATGTATTGCCTACTAGTGGTACAGCAAGATTTTTTTCACCATTATCAGTTGATAGTTTTATAAAGAAATCTTCATTTATTTATTATTCAAAAGAAGCAATTGAAGAAAATGGAGAAAAGATAATAACTTTAGCAAATAAAGAGGGACTTACAGCTCATGCTAATTCAGTGAAAGTGAGATTAAACCATGGGCGTGTATAA
- the hisA gene encoding 1-(5-phosphoribosyl)-5-[(5-phosphoribosylamino)methylideneamino]imidazole-4-carboxamide isomerase gives MIILPAIDIIDGKPVRLYQGDYDKKEIVAEDVFETAKSFQAVGAEYVHLVDLDGAKSGSNENHELVIKIANMLKIPVELGGGIRSFETIKYLLDNGISRVILGTIAMEDEELLKKAINTYGEKIAVGIDCKDGKVYGRGWLAGSDLDYIEFAKKMEAVGVKNIIVTDISKDGTLEGPNVEMLKKLKETVNIDITASGGIRDIENIKDLAEIGLYGAITGKAIYAKTLSLEEAIVVAKSTVTY, from the coding sequence ATGATAATTTTACCAGCAATTGATATCATAGATGGAAAACCAGTAAGATTATATCAAGGAGATTATGATAAAAAAGAAATAGTTGCAGAAGATGTATTTGAGACAGCAAAGTCTTTTCAAGCTGTTGGGGCTGAATATGTACACTTAGTTGATTTAGATGGAGCAAAGAGTGGGAGCAATGAAAATCATGAACTAGTAATAAAAATTGCTAACATGCTTAAAATTCCTGTGGAGCTTGGAGGAGGAATACGTTCTTTTGAAACAATAAAATACTTATTAGATAATGGAATTTCTAGAGTTATTCTTGGAACCATAGCAATGGAAGACGAGGAGTTACTAAAAAAAGCAATAAATACATATGGAGAAAAGATTGCAGTTGGAATAGATTGTAAAGATGGAAAAGTATATGGAAGAGGCTGGTTAGCTGGAAGTGATTTAGATTATATTGAATTTGCTAAAAAGATGGAAGCTGTTGGTGTTAAAAACATAATAGTAACTGATATAAGCAAAGATGGGACCTTGGAAGGACCAAATGTTGAAATGCTTAAAAAGTTAAAAGAAACAGTTAATATTGATATTACTGCATCTGGCGGGATTAGAGATATTGAAAATATAAAGGATTTAGCAGAAATAGGATTATATGGTGCAATAACAGGTAAAGCAATATATGCAAAAACCTTATCCTTAGAAGAAGCAATAGTTGTTGCTAAATCAACTGTAACCTACTAA
- the clpP gene encoding ATP-dependent Clp endopeptidase proteolytic subunit ClpP: MALVPMVVEQTSRGERSYDIFSRLLKERIIMLSGEVNDDTANLIVAQLLFLESEDPDKDIFLYINSPGGSITAGNAIYDTMQFIKCDVSTICIGMAASMGAFLLSCGAKGKRYALPNAEVMIHQPLGGFQGQATDFEIHAKRILKMKDTLNRILSENTGKPLEVIKADVERDNFMSAEEAKNYGLIDEVMIRHNTGKDK; encoded by the coding sequence ATGGCTTTAGTACCAATGGTTGTAGAACAAACAAGTAGGGGAGAACGTTCCTATGATATATTTTCTAGATTGTTAAAAGAAAGAATAATTATGTTAAGTGGCGAAGTAAACGATGATACAGCCAATTTAATAGTAGCACAATTATTGTTCTTAGAAAGTGAAGATCCTGATAAGGATATATTTTTATATATAAATAGTCCAGGAGGATCTATAACAGCAGGAAATGCTATTTATGATACTATGCAATTTATTAAGTGTGACGTGTCAACAATATGTATTGGAATGGCAGCTTCAATGGGAGCATTTTTACTTTCATGTGGAGCAAAAGGAAAGAGATATGCTCTTCCAAATGCTGAGGTTATGATACATCAACCACTAGGTGGATTCCAAGGTCAAGCAACAGATTTTGAAATTCATGCTAAGAGAATATTAAAGATGAAAGATACTTTAAATAGGATTTTAAGTGAAAATACTGGAAAACCTTTAGAAGTTATAAAAGCTGACGTTGAAAGAGATAACTTTATGTCTGCTGAAGAAGCTAAAAATTATGGCTTAATAGATGAAGTTATGATAAGACACAATACAGGAAAAGATAAATAG
- the hisF gene encoding imidazole glycerol phosphate synthase subunit HisF: MHTKRIIPCLDVKEGRVVKGINFEGLVDVGDPVALAEYYNKQGADELVFLDITATHEKRGIMEKVVQSVAEKIFIPFTVGGGLTNLDDIKSILRAGADKISLNSAAVRNKKLIKEGAFYFGSQCIVLAADAKKRADNTGWNVVINGGRIDTGIDLLKWIEEATSLGAGEILLTSMDADGTKKGFDLELTKAVSDITNVPVIASGGCGCLKDFYDVFENNIADAALAASLFHYGELTVDEVKQYLNERNVPVRI; this comes from the coding sequence ATGCATACAAAGAGAATTATTCCATGTCTTGATGTAAAAGAAGGAAGAGTTGTAAAAGGTATTAATTTTGAAGGCTTAGTAGACGTTGGAGATCCTGTTGCTTTAGCTGAATATTATAATAAACAAGGTGCAGATGAATTGGTTTTTTTAGATATTACTGCCACCCATGAAAAAAGAGGTATAATGGAAAAAGTGGTTCAAAGTGTAGCTGAAAAGATTTTTATTCCATTTACTGTTGGTGGAGGATTAACCAATTTAGATGATATAAAGTCTATCCTTAGAGCAGGAGCAGATAAAATAAGTTTAAATTCAGCTGCAGTAAGAAATAAGAAGCTTATAAAAGAAGGAGCCTTCTATTTTGGGAGTCAATGTATAGTATTAGCCGCAGATGCTAAAAAAAGAGCAGATAATACTGGATGGAATGTTGTGATAAATGGTGGGAGAATAGATACAGGGATAGATTTGCTAAAATGGATTGAAGAAGCAACATCCCTTGGAGCAGGAGAAATACTATTAACATCAATGGATGCAGATGGAACTAAAAAAGGCTTTGACCTAGAATTAACAAAAGCAGTGAGTGATATAACTAATGTTCCTGTAATTGCTTCAGGAGGGTGTGGATGTTTAAAGGACTTTTATGATGTATTTGAAAATAATATTGCTGATGCAGCTTTAGCAGCTTCGCTTTTTCATTATGGAGAACTCACAGTAGATGAAGTTAAACAATATTTAAATGAAAGAAATGTTCCTGTGCGTATTTAA
- the hisB gene encoding imidazoleglycerol-phosphate dehydratase HisB: MIERSSKRERITQETSINLELNLDGSGNSQINTGIGFFDHMLNLFAFNGKMDLKVSAKGDLDVCDHHTIEDIGITLGEAFKEALGDKAGINRYGTFYVPMDETLALVSLDISNRPYLVFDCDFKREKVGEMSTEMVVEFFRAFAFNAGITLHLKVLYGENDHHKIEALFKALGRAIKEAKFRSEENGIPSTKGRI; this comes from the coding sequence ATGATAGAAAGAAGTTCAAAGAGAGAAAGAATAACCCAAGAAACAAGTATTAATTTGGAACTTAATTTGGATGGAAGTGGAAATAGTCAAATAAACACTGGCATTGGCTTCTTTGATCATATGTTAAATTTATTTGCTTTTAATGGAAAAATGGATTTAAAAGTTTCTGCTAAAGGTGATTTAGATGTATGTGATCATCATACAATTGAGGATATAGGAATAACTCTTGGTGAGGCTTTTAAGGAAGCTTTAGGAGATAAAGCTGGAATTAATAGATATGGAACGTTTTATGTTCCTATGGATGAAACTTTAGCTTTGGTATCCTTAGACATAAGCAATAGACCTTATTTGGTTTTTGATTGTGATTTCAAAAGAGAAAAAGTAGGAGAAATGTCAACAGAGATGGTTGTGGAATTTTTTAGAGCTTTTGCTTTCAATGCTGGAATAACTCTTCATTTAAAAGTTTTATATGGGGAAAATGATCATCATAAGATTGAAGCATTGTTTAAAGCATTAGGAAGAGCTATTAAGGAAGCAAAGTTTAGAAGTGAGGAAAATGGAATACCATCTACAAAAGGAAGGATTTAG
- the hisI gene encoding phosphoribosyl-AMP cyclohydrolase, whose protein sequence is MDICKRVEQVDFEKSNGLVPTIVQDYVTKEVLMLAYMSKESLRKTLEGETTWFYSRSRNELWNKGATSGHFQYVKEIRIDCDNDTLLILVEQNGAACHTGEKSCFYRML, encoded by the coding sequence ATGGATATTTGTAAAAGAGTGGAGCAAGTTGATTTTGAAAAAAGCAATGGTTTAGTTCCGACTATAGTTCAAGATTATGTAACTAAAGAAGTTCTAATGTTGGCTTATATGTCTAAAGAAAGTTTGAGGAAAACCTTGGAGGGAGAAACGACTTGGTTTTATAGCAGAAGTAGAAATGAACTTTGGAATAAGGGAGCAACTTCTGGTCATTTTCAATATGTTAAGGAAATAAGAATAGATTGTGATAATGATACATTGCTAATCCTTGTGGAGCAAAATGGTGCTGCATGTCATACAGGAGAAAAAAGCTGTTTTTATAGAATGTTATAA
- the hisE gene encoding phosphoribosyl-ATP diphosphatase gives MDGNIKALYDVILKRKTEGEEGSYTKYLFEKGTDKILKKVGEECTEVIISCKEDNKEEQINEICDLTFHLLVLMAQMDISVEEVSAELERRRNKINNLKSERKPIINV, from the coding sequence ATGGATGGAAATATTAAAGCCTTATATGATGTGATTTTGAAAAGAAAAACCGAAGGTGAAGAAGGGTCTTATACAAAATATCTTTTTGAAAAAGGAACAGATAAAATATTAAAAAAAGTTGGAGAAGAATGTACTGAGGTAATAATTAGCTGTAAGGAAGATAATAAGGAAGAACAAATTAATGAAATATGTGATCTTACATTTCATCTTCTTGTATTAATGGCACAAATGGATATTTCAGTTGAAGAAGTTTCAGCAGAACTGGAAAGAAGAAGAAATAAAATTAATAATTTAAAAAGTGAAAGAAAGCCTATAATAAATGTCTAA
- the hisZ gene encoding ATP phosphoribosyltransferase regulatory subunit has translation MSKKNMLPEGTRDLILNECIIKRKLERDIDNLFEKWGYKEVITPTVEFYETFNHDSQTLKEEDMYKFFDNRGRILVLRPDMTIPIARVVQTKLKDVEFPIKLRYTSNVFRVHESLGGKRNEYTDCGVEFIGLENKKSDLEILVLALEALKKLGLSDFKLEIGNIGIFNGAFNDLKINVEDKEIIANFIEEKNLKNLEDYLGNLEIKEEYKKFFNKLPWLFGDKQIISEAKKLAFNNEIIENLKYLEELYNQLEELGYGESVTFDLGMVPRLNYYTGIIFRGYGEGLGNTLLRGGRYDGLIKFANSFVPAVGFSIDINSVISTFELDESCIKTENEYKIYYNDKDRIKAIKKSEELREEGYIVELLPNNDINEIKIINGGEL, from the coding sequence ATGAGTAAGAAGAATATGCTTCCAGAGGGAACAAGAGACTTGATTTTAAACGAATGTATAATAAAGAGAAAATTAGAAAGAGATATAGACAATCTATTTGAAAAGTGGGGATATAAAGAAGTTATTACACCAACTGTTGAATTTTATGAAACTTTCAACCATGATTCACAAACATTAAAAGAAGAAGATATGTATAAGTTTTTTGATAATAGGGGACGTATTTTGGTGTTGAGGCCAGATATGACAATTCCTATAGCTAGAGTTGTTCAAACAAAATTAAAGGATGTAGAATTTCCAATTAAGTTAAGATATACTTCTAATGTATTTAGAGTGCATGAAAGCTTAGGTGGTAAAAGAAATGAATATACCGATTGTGGTGTAGAATTTATAGGTCTTGAAAATAAAAAGTCTGATTTAGAAATTTTAGTGCTTGCATTGGAAGCATTGAAAAAATTGGGATTAAGTGACTTTAAACTTGAAATAGGTAATATAGGAATATTTAATGGGGCTTTTAATGATTTGAAAATAAATGTAGAAGATAAAGAGATAATCGCAAATTTTATTGAAGAAAAAAATTTAAAAAATTTAGAGGATTATTTAGGTAACTTAGAAATTAAAGAAGAATATAAAAAATTTTTCAATAAACTTCCTTGGCTATTTGGAGATAAACAAATCATAAGTGAAGCAAAAAAATTAGCATTTAATAATGAAATAATTGAAAATTTAAAATATCTTGAAGAGTTATATAATCAGTTAGAGGAATTGGGATATGGTGAAAGTGTGACTTTTGATTTGGGAATGGTTCCAAGACTCAATTATTATACAGGTATAATTTTTAGAGGTTATGGAGAAGGCCTTGGAAATACTCTATTAAGAGGTGGAAGATATGATGGTTTAATAAAATTTGCTAATTCTTTTGTGCCAGCTGTTGGGTTTTCAATAGATATTAATTCGGTTATCTCAACTTTTGAATTAGATGAAAGTTGTATTAAAACAGAAAATGAATATAAGATTTACTACAATGATAAAGATAGAATTAAAGCAATTAAAAAGAGTGAAGAACTTAGAGAAGAAGGGTATATTGTTGAATTACTTCCGAATAATGATATTAATGAAATAAAAATTATTAATGGGGGCGAACTATAA
- a CDS encoding pyridoxal phosphate-dependent aminotransferase → MGVYNEYIDAYDEYVVRLDSNEIYLEMDENMHRQMKSCLTSMELHRYPTNEMNEIKELYAKYSSVESKNIIVSNGSDEAIELVISRVIKQGKKALSLCPDFVMYDFYVSRFGGELVTYNIDKTMNFKVEEFIELGKQEKVDLIIFSNPNNPTGISIEIKDIIKILEEFKDTIVLVDEAYYEFHGESMLQYINKYKNLMVTRTLSKAWGLASLRIGFLITHEGNVEELLNYKVPYTISSFSQNLAAIVLRYPQNVVKNTKLVVKQREALYENLKEIQKNAAMKIEFYPSKGNFIYGRTKHKDALIKGLENNGIVIRSLKGDTFRITVGSAMQNRKVVDAIAKIFMY, encoded by the coding sequence ATGGGCGTGTATAATGAGTATATCGATGCTTATGATGAATATGTTGTTAGACTAGATAGTAATGAGATATATCTAGAAATGGATGAAAATATGCACAGGCAGATGAAATCTTGTTTAACTAGCATGGAGTTACATAGATATCCTACTAATGAAATGAACGAAATTAAAGAGTTATATGCAAAATATTCAAGTGTAGAAAGCAAAAATATTATAGTAAGTAATGGTTCTGATGAAGCAATTGAACTGGTTATAAGTAGGGTGATAAAGCAAGGGAAAAAAGCATTAAGTTTGTGCCCTGATTTTGTAATGTATGATTTTTATGTTTCAAGATTTGGTGGAGAGCTTGTAACCTATAATATTGATAAAACTATGAATTTTAAGGTGGAAGAATTTATAGAACTCGGAAAGCAAGAAAAGGTTGATTTGATTATTTTTTCTAATCCTAATAATCCTACAGGGATAAGTATAGAAATAAAAGATATAATTAAAATATTAGAAGAATTTAAAGATACAATAGTTCTTGTGGATGAAGCTTATTATGAATTTCATGGGGAGTCTATGCTCCAGTATATAAATAAGTATAAAAATCTCATGGTGACGAGAACTCTTTCAAAAGCATGGGGACTTGCATCCTTGAGAATTGGTTTTTTAATTACTCATGAAGGTAACGTAGAGGAATTATTAAATTATAAAGTGCCTTATACAATAAGTTCTTTTTCACAAAATTTAGCAGCTATAGTATTGAGATATCCACAAAATGTTGTGAAAAATACAAAGCTAGTAGTAAAACAAAGAGAAGCGCTATATGAAAATCTAAAGGAGATTCAAAAAAATGCAGCTATGAAAATCGAGTTTTACCCATCTAAAGGAAACTTTATTTATGGCAGAACGAAACATAAGGATGCTTTAATAAAAGGACTCGAAAATAATGGCATTGTGATTCGAAGTCTTAAAGGCGATACCTTTAGAATAACTGTTGGATCTGCGATGCAGAATAGAAAAGTGGTAGATGCCATAGCAAAGATTTTTATGTATTAA
- the tig gene encoding trigger factor, which translates to MKANVEKIETNVIKLEIRVEAEKFNAAITKAYNKNKSRYNIPGFRKGKVPMAMVKKFYGVEVFYDDAVNFAIEESYPAALDQENIRPVDYPQIDVVELGEGKELVYTATVATYPEVELGEYKGLDIKKPMYEVEDSEIEKQIKDMQEKNARIEVKAEGAIAKGDIAVIDFKGYIDGVAFEGGEGKEYSLEIGSGTFIDNFEDQLIGLAIGDKKEVNVTFPEAYGKEDLNGKPAMFEVEVKQIKVKELPELDDEFAKDVAAVDTFAELKENLKKTLEKNNEEKAEREFEEAVITAIIETSKMDIPAAMIEKEIDSMMKDLEGRLKYQGLSLEQYMEFTGNTTEKMRDFMKENAERKVKADLVLEAVAKAEDIKATDDEVSAKALELAKMYSPKEPEKMADVLAKAQRSILEKDIILENTIKFIKENCK; encoded by the coding sequence ATGAAAGCTAACGTAGAAAAAATAGAAACAAATGTGATAAAACTAGAAATAAGGGTTGAAGCTGAAAAATTCAACGCAGCAATAACTAAAGCTTATAATAAAAATAAGAGTAGATATAACATTCCAGGTTTTAGAAAAGGAAAAGTTCCAATGGCAATGGTTAAAAAATTCTATGGAGTAGAAGTATTCTATGATGATGCAGTTAACTTTGCTATTGAAGAATCATATCCAGCAGCATTAGATCAAGAAAACATTAGACCGGTAGACTACCCACAAATTGATGTAGTTGAATTAGGAGAAGGTAAGGAATTAGTTTATACTGCTACTGTTGCTACTTATCCAGAAGTAGAATTAGGAGAATACAAAGGATTAGATATTAAAAAACCTATGTATGAAGTAGAAGATAGCGAAATAGAAAAGCAAATAAAAGATATGCAAGAAAAAAATGCTAGAATTGAAGTTAAAGCAGAAGGTGCTATAGCTAAAGGTGATATAGCTGTTATAGATTTCAAAGGATACATAGATGGAGTTGCTTTTGAAGGCGGCGAAGGAAAGGAGTATTCATTAGAAATTGGTTCTGGAACATTTATTGATAATTTTGAAGATCAACTAATTGGTTTAGCAATAGGAGATAAGAAGGAAGTTAATGTAACTTTCCCAGAAGCTTACGGTAAAGAAGATTTAAATGGTAAACCAGCTATGTTTGAAGTTGAAGTTAAGCAAATAAAAGTAAAAGAATTACCAGAATTAGATGATGAATTTGCTAAAGATGTTGCAGCTGTTGATACATTTGCAGAATTAAAGGAAAATTTAAAGAAGACTTTAGAAAAGAACAATGAAGAAAAAGCTGAAAGAGAATTTGAAGAAGCTGTTATTACAGCAATAATAGAAACTTCAAAAATGGATATTCCAGCAGCCATGATAGAAAAAGAAATTGATTCTATGATGAAAGACCTTGAAGGAAGATTAAAATATCAAGGATTAAGCTTAGAACAATACATGGAATTCACTGGAAATACAACAGAAAAAATGAGAGATTTCATGAAAGAAAATGCTGAAAGAAAAGTTAAGGCAGATTTAGTTCTTGAAGCAGTTGCTAAGGCAGAAGATATCAAAGCTACAGATGATGAAGTAAGTGCAAAAGCTTTAGAATTAGCAAAAATGTATAGCCCTAAAGAGCCAGAAAAAATGGCTGACGTTTTAGCTAAAGCTCAAAGAAGTATTCTTGAAAAAGACATAATATTAGAAAATACAATTAAATTTATAAAAGAAAATTGCAAATAA
- the hisH gene encoding imidazole glycerol phosphate synthase subunit HisH codes for MIVIIDYGMGNLKSVKNALDFLKLESKISAEIEEIQKADALILPGVGAFPDAMDTIEKLALDKVIKEEVRKKKPLLGICLGMQLLFEKGFEGIERKGLGLLKGNIVKMKEDKSNSVKIPHIGWNNLLYNKKDELFNSIEEGKFVYYVHSYFAQDYNKEDLIAYSEYGDNKIPGVVRSSNVIGAQFHPEKSGTVGLSILKNFGELIK; via the coding sequence ATGATAGTAATAATTGATTATGGAATGGGAAATTTAAAAAGTGTTAAAAATGCTCTTGATTTTCTGAAATTAGAAAGTAAAATTTCGGCTGAGATAGAAGAAATTCAGAAGGCAGATGCATTAATATTGCCAGGGGTTGGAGCTTTCCCGGATGCAATGGACACTATTGAAAAACTAGCTTTGGATAAAGTTATTAAAGAAGAAGTGAGGAAGAAAAAACCTCTTCTTGGTATATGCCTTGGTATGCAGTTACTATTTGAAAAAGGCTTTGAAGGAATTGAAAGAAAAGGTCTTGGATTGCTAAAAGGGAATATTGTTAAAATGAAAGAAGATAAAAGTAACAGTGTAAAGATTCCTCATATTGGCTGGAATAATTTGTTATACAATAAAAAAGATGAACTTTTTAATTCAATAGAAGAAGGAAAATTTGTTTATTATGTTCATTCATATTTTGCGCAAGATTATAATAAGGAAGATTTAATTGCGTATAGTGAATACGGTGATAACAAAATTCCAGGTGTTGTTAGGAGTAGCAATGTCATTGGGGCTCAATTTCATCCAGAAAAGAGTGGAACTGTAGGATTAAGTATTTTAAAGAACTTCGGGGAGTTGATTAAATGA
- the hisG gene encoding ATP phosphoribosyltransferase, with product MSISIALTKGRLEQETIKILDKAKFDPSELKNKGRKLVFKDKTQDIDYFLVKAADSITYVEHGVADLGVVGKDTILEYDNNCYEVLDLGFGKCGFIVASLPENDIFKKVGHIKIGTKYPKVAKDYFKKKGMDVEVIKIEGSVELAPILGLCDGIVDIMETGTTLKENGLVVLDRICEISARLIVNRASFKMKQAEIGNFIERIKEVINN from the coding sequence ATGAGCATAAGCATAGCATTGACAAAGGGGAGACTAGAACAAGAAACAATAAAAATATTAGACAAGGCAAAATTTGATCCATCTGAACTAAAAAATAAAGGAAGAAAACTTGTATTTAAAGATAAAACTCAAGATATAGATTATTTTTTGGTTAAAGCTGCTGATTCAATAACTTATGTTGAACATGGAGTAGCTGACCTTGGAGTTGTGGGGAAGGATACTATTTTAGAATATGATAATAATTGTTATGAAGTATTAGATTTAGGTTTTGGAAAGTGTGGTTTTATAGTTGCATCATTACCTGAAAATGATATTTTCAAGAAGGTTGGACATATTAAGATAGGAACTAAATATCCAAAGGTTGCTAAAGATTACTTTAAAAAGAAAGGAATGGATGTCGAGGTTATAAAAATAGAGGGCTCTGTTGAACTTGCACCAATACTAGGATTGTGTGATGGTATCGTAGATATTATGGAAACAGGAACAACTTTGAAGGAAAATGGATTAGTTGTACTTGATAGAATTTGTGAAATAAGTGCAAGATTAATAGTAAATAGGGCTAGTTTTAAAATGAAACAAGCTGAAATAGGAAATTTTATAGAAAGGATTAAAGAAGTGATAAATAATTGA